The following coding sequences lie in one Phragmites australis chromosome 8, lpPhrAust1.1, whole genome shotgun sequence genomic window:
- the LOC133926341 gene encoding putative clathrin assembly protein At5g35200, translating to MAVGGTQPTLRKYLGALKDTTTVSLAKVNSDYKELDIAIVKATNHVERPSKEKYIREIFHSISAARPRADVAYCIHALARRLSKTHNWAVALKTLIVIHRALREVDPTFREELINYGRSRSHMLNMSYFKDDSSAEAWDYSSWVRIYALYLEERLECFRVLKYDGETDPPRTRDLDTVALLDHLPPLQQLLFRLLACQPQGASSYNIIIQHALSMVALESVKIYTAISDGTINLVDKFFEMQRNDAVRALDIYKRATNQAERLSEFYEVCKTIHIGRGEKFLKIEQPPASFLQTMEEYVRDAPTMAQKDKVLAIEYKKEPEEKPASPPPAPEPEPAQEPEPEPEPVKEEPPVAEPTDLLGLNEPHPAVAEIDEKNALALAIVPIDDAPKAAPASFENGVTGWELALVTAPSSNETAVTSSKKLAGGLDLLTLDSLYDDANRRASQTASYNPWEAAAPMMQMAPAMRDPFYASGGFAAPHAVQMAAMAQQQQAFMLLQQQQQMMTMAAAAPAPVVHQMPVQQAPANPFGNPFAAAGAHPYGAAGTPLHAGPGNAYTGLI from the exons ATGGCGGTTGGCGGAACTCAGCCGACCCTCAGGAAGTATCTTGGTGCCCTCAAGGACACGACGACTGTGAGCTTAGCAAAAGTGAACAGTGATTATAAG GAATTGGACATTGCAATTGTCAAGGCCACGAACCATGTTGAGCGTCCATCAAAGGAGAAGTACATAAGAG AAATTTTTCATTCCATTTCTGCTGCAAGACCACGAGCAGATGTAGCTTACTGCATTCATGCCCTTGCCAGACGTCTTTCGAAGACACACAACTGGGCG GTTGCACTGAAGACATTGATTGTCATACATCGTGCCCTTCGAGAAGTTGATCCCACTTTTCGTGAAGAGCTTATTAATTATGGCAGATCTAGGTCCCATATGCTGAACATGTCCTACTTTAAGGATGACTCTAGTGCAGAAG CTTGGGATTATTCTTCATGGGTGCGGATTTATGCTTTATATTTAGAGGAGAGGCTTGAATGCTTCAGAGTGCTCAAGTATGATGGGGAAACAGATCCTCCG AGGACTCGGGATCTTGATACTGTTGCTTTGCTTGATCATCTGCCACCATTACAGCAACTCCTTTTTCGGCTTCTTGCTTGCCAG CCACAAGGAGCGTCTTCTTACAATATTATAATCCAGCATGCACTTTCAATG GTTGCTTTAGAGAGTGTTAAGATCTACACCGCAATTAGTGATGGAACAATCAATCTGGTTGACAAG TTCTTTGAGATGCAAAGGAATGATGCTGTTAGGGCACTTGATATATACAAAAGAGCAACTAACCAG GCTGAAAGACTCTCAGAATTTTATGAAGTGTGTAAAACTATACACATTGGGCGTGGTGAGAAGTTCTTAAAAATTGAACAG CCTCCAGCATCATTCTTACAGACTATGGAGGAGTACGTAAGAGATGCTCCCACGATGGCTCAAAAAGATAAG GTACTGGCGATAGAATATAAAAAGGAGCCAGAGGAAAAGCCAGCTTCACCTCCTCCAGCCCCAGAACCAGAACCAGCACAGGAACCCGAGCCAGAACCGGAACCAGTAAAAGAGGAACCACCAGTAGCTGAACCAACAGATTTGCTG GGTCTGAACGAACCACACCCTGCCGTGGCTGAGATAGATGAGAAGAATGCTTTGGCACTGGCAATCGTTCCGATAG ATGATGCTCCTAAAGCTGCTCCTGCTAGTTTTGAAAATGGAGTCACAGGCTGGGAACTGGCCCTTGTCACGGCACCAAGTTCAAATGAAACTGCTGTCACCTCAAGCAAGAAATTG GCTGGTGGGCTGGACTTGCTCACCCTTGACAGCCTATACGACGACGCGAACCGAAGAGCGAGCCAGACCGCAAGCTACAACCCCTGGGAGGCCGCCGCACCGATGATGCAGATGGCACCTGCGATGCGCGACCCGTTCTACGCCTCGGGCGGGTTCGCGGCGCCCCACGCCGTACAGATGGCCGCCatggcgcagcagcagcaggccttcatgctgctgcagcagcagcagcagatgatgacGATGGCAGCAGCAGCCCCGGCGCCGGTGGTCCACCAGATGCCGGTGCAGCAGGCCCCGGCCAACCCGTTCGGGAACCCGTTCGCGGCCGCCGGCGCGCACCCGTACGGCGCCGCCGGCACGCCGCTCCACGCCGGGCCCGGCAACGCCTACACGGGGCTGATCTAG